In the Candidatus Bathyarchaeia archaeon genome, ACTGTACTTTTTATTTTTAAAATACTGCGCAACTTTGGCGATGCTGGTGGTTTTGCCTGTGCCGTTTATGCCCACAAACATCAACACCAAAGGGTCTTTTTCGTTACGCTTCTCTTCAGCTTTGGCGAGAAGGTCAATTTTTTCTTTGGGTAACATGACTTCCAGCAGGACTTGCCGCAGGTTTTCTTCGACAAAATTTTTGCGGTCCTCAAGCCTTTTCACCTGCACGCCCGTCAGGCGCTTCTCCAACTCGTCACACACTTTGTCTGCAACTTCAAAAGCAACATCGTTTTCTGCCAGCGTCATTTTGAAGTCGTCAAGAAGGGGACGCAGGTTTTGGGGTTTAAGCTCAGCGGTGGTTACTTTGGTTACTAAGCCTTTGAAACCCGACTTGAGCTTATCAAACATAGACTACTGCGGTCCTGCACGTATCCCTGCAAGTAGACTTTCCATGCGGTTGCGGTCTTGGTTGATGCGTTCGACAACTTGGGTTAGCTGCTGCTGCGCTTGCACGCGGGTTTTCTCTAAATCGTCAAGGCGTTGCTTAACGATGGTTTTGGCTTCGGGCAAAGTTTTCTCCACACTCACACCTGACCCTAAACCAACCACAACCTTGTTGGGGTCAGCAAGTTTAACGTTGATGTAGCTACTACCGCCAATGGGAACCAGCATCTCAGCGTTCTCTTGCTCTTTCTCGAGGCTTTCCAGCGTCATGTTAGCGTAGGTCAAGTCGGTTAAAGCTGCAGTTAACATGCTAAGGCGTTGCTGCAGGGTATCTGCTGTCTGCTCAAAATAGCGTAACTGCATGCTGAGCTTGCGGACTTCCTCTTCCTCGTTGCCCACCATACCCAAGCTTATTCACCAAGAACCATTTTCTTTAGAGTAGGGTTTGTGATTTCGTCTGCGGGAACTTCTTCAACTTTGGTGACTTTCATGTGGCAACGTTTCACGCGGTGGCGGCTGCCGATTTCGGCGTAGACGCGTTCTTCAGCGTGCTCGGGCTTGTCGGCTACCATTTCCCTGACGAAGTCCGTTTTTAGGTTCGGCTTGTAAATCTTGCCGGTTACTTTGAAAACCTTCATTTATTCTACTTCCTGCACAACATCCAATGCATTCCCAATTATAAACATCTCGGGTCCAGTTGTCAAAGAACCAGCAACTGCAACATGCGAATTAGCAATTAAGCCCGTGCCAACGTAGGGTATGCCACAGTTCACGGTGCCCACATCCACTGGAACCTTCAACACAGACTCCAAAACCTGCTTCTCATCCTCCTTAAGCATAGGATGCGCCAAGACCCCTTTGTTGGTGGCAACCGCCAAGGCGCCCACGTAGGTTAAGTCGGCGATTCTGCCCGGAACAACTTCAACCCCCAAAGCGTCGGAAACCTGTTTCATGACAAAGTCCTTCATGCGGGGGTCAACCACAGCGCCTTTATCGTTAGCTAAAACCAAGTTGCCAAAGGCGGTTTTACGGCTCTCCATAACAACCACGTTGCCGTCAAACCCTGCTTTAATTGCGTCGATTTCTTCTTGGCGGGCAAAAGAGGAAAGGATTATGCCGTTGCTGTTTGCGCAGGCTAAGGTTCCTGCGAGCAGGCTGGCGCCGATGCTGGTGTGGATAAGTGGGACGTTTAGCCATTCAGCGGTTTTTTGGGCTTTATCGGTTGGAACCATTTTTGGGATTAAAACGAATTTGTCAGTAGCAAGAGAGTATACGCCTATGCTTGCGCTGCTGACTAGACTGGTTAGATACACGGTCAATTGGTTATTCTCCTCAGCTAAACGGGTTTTTAACAGCGGAATTTTTAGCAGCCCACTTTTTTGTTTGTAAACATTGTAGACAATGGATTCTGCAAGTGAAATTCTGCCTCTAACATTTATGCTGCAAGAACCAATTTGCAGAGAGCACATTTAAAGCTCTCGGAAAAAGCCACCCCTTTTACGCACCCAAACACACAAACCAGTTATCTTTAGAAAAGCTGAATCGCCCTACGAAATACTCAGTCCGCGTTAGATGATAGTTTTTTAGACAACAATGTCTGAACCAAACTCAGCAGGACCACTGTAGATAAAGATACAAAAAAGGAAATAAAAGGAACTCGACTAATAGCAAAATAAGGTTTACTGTTCAACAAAACAGGCGCACATTCAAAAACTAAAAATTCAAAAAGATAAGCAAAGGTAAACAACACTGAAGCAAAAAGTACACCAAAAAGAAAAAAACGAACCTTCTCAAAAGGTGAAAACTCTTTTAAGCCCCAAACCGCCCCAAACACACAAACAGCCACCACAAAAAAACCAGTCAAACCCGCAACAACAAAAAAATCAGAAGCTTCCATGAAAACAACCGAAGGCAAAACATTAAAAAAAACACCCAAGAGACCTCCACTTAAAACAAATTTCCATCTGTTACCTTGTAACATAACTTTAATTTTTGAACCAACACTCATGTATTTCAACTCCTAAGGGAGGGTTTACTGGGGCTCTGAACGGGATTTAGGAGAGAAAGAAAATGAAAACCAACGAGCAAAGTTGGAAATCATCTCCAGAGCCCACTCAGCCCCTCTTTTTTGCCAATGCTTCTCCTAACAAAAAAAGGAAAAAGGAAAGTTGTTGTTTTGCGGCTGTCTATTTCCGTTTCCTTAGCACTAGCACCGCTGCGGCGGCGACCACGATTATAACTGCTGCACCAATAGCGATGTAAGTCAAGGTTGGCGTGGCTGCTGTAGTAGCTGGCTGCGGAGCCGCACTAGGCGAAGGCGAAACAGACGGTACAGGAGTTGACACTGGCGGAGGAGTTCCCGCAGATGCCGGAGTTGGGGAGACAACGGCGCTAGCTGCAGATGCTTCTGTTACGACAAAAGCTGACTTTGCAGTAGACGACAAGAAGTACTGATCGCCCTCAAATCGCGCTGTAACAACATACGAACCAGGAACAGGCGGAGTCCAAGTAGTGCAGAAGAAGCCAGAGTCATCACTAGTAACAATGCCAACATCTTGATAGTTGCCATTAGGATCAAAAGCTAACAAATGCACATCAACAGGAATACCAGTTTGCGCACCAGTAGACTGCACTGCAACAGTGCCTTCAAACAATACAGCTGAACCCAGCGTCTGGAATTTCGGTGCAGCATCCACTGTCACCAAAGTAGGCAAAGCTGGACCGGAAGTTTGCACTGCTGGGGCTTCTTCGAAGCAGTAAAGAGCCCAGTCCATACTCGTCAAATACAGCGAACCGTTATAGGGCGTCGGAATCGAGTGCAATTCGTCGCCTCCAAGTTGGTACCACGAGTATTTTGCTCCAGTTGAGGCATCCAGTACATACAGGGTTCCCACTTCGTTTATGGCGTAGACCACCCCGTAAGAGTAGGATAAACCTGGAGCTATGCCCTCGCGAGACGTGTATGTGCTCCATGTTTTGTTTCCAGTAGTAGCATTGACGCAGCTCACAGAGTAGAAGTCACTAAGATAGACTGAGCCGCTGTGGTATAACAAGCCAGCCTGACCGGTTCCTTGATTCTGCTCAGGAGTGCCCGGATTATTTCCAGTTTGGTACAGCCAAATCATTGCGCCTGTGGTGGCGTTCAGAGCGTAGTTATTTCTGTAGGTTCCTTGAGCAAAAACCATGCCATCACCAAGCGTTACAGAACCCAGAATCCACCAGGGGGCTGAAGCGCCACCTAAATAGCCAGGGCATACAACGTTGAAAATGACCGCACCTGTTTCTGCGTCGAGCTTTGTTACGTTAAAACCTGCGCTTCCTGCTACACCGTTAACTCCAATATAGACTGCACCATCAGCCACTGCAGGAGTTCCATCCACGTATCCGCGTGTAGCAGCCGCTGATGAGCCCCCTATTCTTGCGCCCGCATTATATTTCCAAACTTCAGATCCACTATTCGCATCGAAACAGTAAAGCGTGTTACCTCCAGCAACGTATACCTTGTCGTCTGTAACTATTGGAGAGCCAGACCCTACGCTAGCACTTGATTGCCACACCTTAGTTCCAGTTGTTGCATCCAAACAGTAGACGTTACCATCGTCTGGACCTGTGTACAGCTTGCCATTGCCTACCGCTACTGTGCTACTGAAGCCTATTTTGCCTGTCGAATAGTTCCATATCGATGCACCGGTGTCAGCATTTAACGCGTAGATATTACCATCCCATGAGCTTACATACGCCACACCATTAACAAGCGTTGGCGAGGACACTAAAGCACCGCCTGTCTGAGCACTCCACTTAAGGGCCAAGTTTGTTGGGCCGTAACCCACGCCAGAGTGCGCTGGATCGTTCATGAACATTGACCAATCACGGGGTGTGTTGCCTATGCACCACACCTGATTGCTGCCGCCACCATAACCTGTTTCCCCTGTATATACAAATGTGCCATTCGCCCATGTTGAAGTACAAGGAATTATGTACAGATTTCCGTAGGCAACACACTGAAGATTGCGTGGTGCACCGTTTTCTATAGGTAGACGCCAAATTAGCTCACCAGTGTAAGCGTCGAAGCAGTCAAACTCAGAGTGGCTGGGCATACCTGTATCTGGATCTGCATATTGGTTTTCACCCATTTGAACGTAGATTTTACCATCTGCAATCGAAAGTTGGTTGGTGAAACCGACACCGGGTCCGTTCTTTTTCCATACGAGTTGACCAGTGGTTGCATTTACAGCGTAGATATAGCCATCCTGGTTCTTTGAGTATATCATACCGTATGCTGCACCTTGGTATCCAAAGAACTCATTAAAGAAGCTGTTTGGGTTGTAAGACCAAAGGTGTTCGCCGGTGGTGGCGTTCCAACCTTCCATTACGCCGTTGATGCCAGCAGCAGAGAATACACCGTCGACATAAGTCATCCC is a window encoding:
- a CDS encoding translation initiation factor IF-6; the encoded protein is MCSLQIGSCSINVRGRISLAESIVYNVYKQKSGLLKIPLLKTRLAEENNQLTVYLTSLVSSASIGVYSLATDKFVLIPKMVPTDKAQKTAEWLNVPLIHTSIGASLLAGTLACANSNGIILSSFARQEEIDAIKAGFDGNVVVMESRKTAFGNLVLANDKGAVVDPRMKDFVMKQVSDALGVEVVPGRIADLTYVGALAVATNKGVLAHPMLKEDEKQVLESVLKVPVDVGTVNCGIPYVGTGLIANSHVAVAGSLTTGPEMFIIGNALDVVQEVE
- the rpl18a gene encoding 50S ribosomal protein L18Ae — its product is MKVFKVTGKIYKPNLKTDFVREMVADKPEHAEERVYAEIGSRHRVKRCHMKVTKVEEVPADEITNPTLKKMVLGE
- a CDS encoding PQQ-binding-like beta-propeller repeat protein; this translates as MKEKNKDRRVITALFLAFLMLSSVLFAISDFTMPTAEAQTANDLLQYGYPKIGGDASNTYFTAGPAPNSPNLQWTTTLPTVLHSQIVALGGLILVSDVPQGYPSQAGTLYALDHTTGKIVWSRPTLGTLSINSIFGVDNTYMIYGSDCVRIADGTKVWTGPTGFSAGGYTPTVGYIPEQKMFVINTIGWKLNDPSQPPTVAWNRTTSADYGKYGSESPAAYGGGVVVMSTSLNYLTGVNASTGATMWTVNTKRGAFSGMTYVDGVFSAAGINGVMEGWNATTGEHLWSYNPNSFFNEFFGYQGAAYGMIYSKNQDGYIYAVNATTGQLVWKKNGPGVGFTNQLSIADGKIYVQMGENQYADPDTGMPSHSEFDCFDAYTGELIWRLPIENGAPRNLQCVAYGNLYIIPCTSTWANGTFVYTGETGYGGGSNQVWCIGNTPRDWSMFMNDPAHSGVGYGPTNLALKWSAQTGGALVSSPTLVNGVAYVSSWDGNIYALNADTGASIWNYSTGKIGFSSTVAVGNGKLYTGPDDGNVYCLDATTGTKVWQSSASVGSGSPIVTDDKVYVAGGNTLYCFDANSGSEVWKYNAGARIGGSSAAATRGYVDGTPAVADGAVYIGVNGVAGSAGFNVTKLDAETGAVIFNVVCPGYLGGASAPWWILGSVTLGDGMVFAQGTYRNNYALNATTGAMIWLYQTGNNPGTPEQNQGTGQAGLLYHSGSVYLSDFYSVSCVNATTGNKTWSTYTSREGIAPGLSYSYGVVYAINEVGTLYVLDASTGAKYSWYQLGGDELHSIPTPYNGSLYLTSMDWALYCFEEAPAVQTSGPALPTLVTVDAAPKFQTLGSAVLFEGTVAVQSTGAQTGIPVDVHLLAFDPNGNYQDVGIVTSDDSGFFCTTWTPPVPGSYVVTARFEGDQYFLSSTAKSAFVVTEASAASAVVSPTPASAGTPPPVSTPVPSVSPSPSAAPQPATTAATPTLTYIAIGAAVIIVVAAAAVLVLRKRK
- the pfdA gene encoding prefoldin subunit alpha, whose protein sequence is MVGNEEEEVRKLSMQLRYFEQTADTLQQRLSMLTAALTDLTYANMTLESLEKEQENAEMLVPIGGSSYINVKLADPNKVVVGLGSGVSVEKTLPEAKTIVKQRLDDLEKTRVQAQQQLTQVVERINQDRNRMESLLAGIRAGPQ